From Streptomyces sp. NBC_00683, one genomic window encodes:
- a CDS encoding AMP-binding protein yields MPATSATETFRAARDFLLEHREDYAKAYAGFEWPRPARFNWALDWFDVIAENNDRTALHIVEEDGRRTEVSFARMAARSNRAANWLRAQGVREGDRILVMLGNQTELWETALAAMKLRAVVIPATPLLGPVDLRDRVERGKVRHVLVRSEDAPKFDEVPGDYTRITVGEDVAGWLPYSGADEAPDTFTADRETDADEPLMLYFTSGTTASPKLVEHTHVSYPVGHLSTMYWIGLKPGDVHLNISSPGWAKHAWSNLFAPWSAEATVFIFNYTRFDAARLMAEMDRSAVTSFCAPPTVWRMLIQADLAQLKTPPREVVAAGEPLNPEVIETVRRAWGVTIRDGFGQTETAVQVANTPGQRLKTGSMGRPSPGFEVELLDPVSGRAGVAEGEIALVLSSAPVGLMTGYHGDPERTAEAMAGGYYRTGDIGARDEDGYITYVGRADDVFKASDYKISPFELESALLEHEAVAEAAVVPAPDPVRLAVPKAYVVLAEGWEPGPETAKVLFEHSRAVLAPYKRIRRLEFAELPKTVSGKIRRIELRERTAQGAGTEFDEGDLR; encoded by the coding sequence ATGCCGGCAACCAGCGCGACGGAGACGTTCCGGGCCGCTCGGGACTTTCTGCTGGAACACCGCGAGGACTATGCGAAGGCCTACGCCGGCTTCGAATGGCCCAGGCCGGCCCGCTTCAACTGGGCACTGGACTGGTTCGACGTCATCGCCGAGAACAACGACCGGACCGCCCTGCACATCGTGGAGGAGGACGGACGGCGCACCGAGGTGTCCTTCGCCAGGATGGCCGCCCGTTCCAACCGGGCCGCGAACTGGCTGCGCGCCCAGGGGGTACGGGAGGGCGACCGGATCCTGGTCATGCTCGGCAACCAGACCGAGCTGTGGGAGACCGCCCTCGCCGCGATGAAGCTGCGTGCCGTCGTCATCCCCGCGACGCCGCTGCTCGGCCCCGTCGACCTGCGCGACCGGGTCGAGCGCGGCAAGGTCCGCCACGTTCTCGTGCGGTCCGAGGACGCGCCGAAGTTCGACGAGGTGCCCGGCGACTACACCCGGATCACCGTCGGCGAGGACGTGGCGGGCTGGCTCCCGTACAGCGGGGCCGACGAGGCGCCCGATACCTTCACCGCCGACCGTGAGACCGACGCGGACGAACCGCTGATGCTGTACTTCACCTCCGGTACGACGGCGAGCCCCAAGCTGGTCGAGCACACCCATGTCTCGTACCCGGTGGGGCACTTGTCGACGATGTACTGGATCGGCCTCAAGCCCGGCGATGTGCACCTCAACATCTCCTCGCCCGGCTGGGCCAAGCACGCCTGGTCGAACCTCTTCGCGCCCTGGAGCGCCGAGGCCACCGTCTTCATCTTCAACTACACACGCTTCGACGCGGCCCGGCTGATGGCGGAGATGGACCGCTCCGCGGTGACCAGCTTCTGTGCGCCGCCGACCGTGTGGCGGATGCTCATCCAGGCCGACCTCGCGCAGCTGAAGACACCGCCGCGGGAGGTCGTCGCGGCCGGGGAGCCGCTCAACCCCGAGGTCATCGAGACCGTCAGGCGCGCCTGGGGCGTCACCATCCGGGACGGCTTCGGCCAGACGGAGACCGCCGTCCAGGTGGCGAACACGCCGGGCCAGCGGCTGAAGACCGGCTCGATGGGGCGCCCCAGCCCCGGCTTCGAGGTCGAGCTGCTCGACCCGGTCTCCGGGCGGGCGGGTGTGGCGGAGGGCGAGATCGCCCTCGTCCTGTCGTCCGCACCCGTCGGCCTGATGACCGGCTACCACGGCGACCCGGAACGTACGGCCGAGGCCATGGCGGGCGGCTACTACCGCACCGGTGACATCGGCGCCCGGGACGAGGACGGCTACATCACGTACGTGGGCCGCGCCGACGACGTGTTCAAGGCCTCCGACTACAAGATCTCGCCGTTCGAGCTGGAGAGCGCCCTGCTGGAGCACGAAGCGGTGGCCGAGGCCGCGGTCGTGCCCGCACCCGACCCCGTGCGCCTCGCCGTACCCAAGGCGTACGTCGTACTCGCCGAGGGCTGGGAGCCCGGCCCGGAGACGGCGAAGGTGCTGTTCGAGCACTCCCGGGCGGTCCTCGCCCCGTACAAGCGCATCCGCCGGCTGGAGTTCGCCGAGCTGCCCAAGACCGTCTCCGGCAAGATCCGCCGGATCGAACTGCGGGAGCGTACGGCCCAGGGCGCGGGCACCGAGTTCGACGAGGGGGACCTGCGATGA
- a CDS encoding response regulator transcription factor: MQAALLRLRRTSGLPVVFGGLLSDARHARIAELNGAQTGALRGLVISAGSGLGGKAIALSRPCAVTDYASSRHISHEYDTAVAAEGLRSVVAVPVVVRRKVRGVLYGALREALTLGDRTFDAAVSAARDVEQALAVRDEVQQLLATTREQMTGPHADPGTWEDVREAHRELRALAPRIVDPALRDELLAVCGRLASAAGTNRSAAARQVRLAPRETDVIACVAAGATNAAAAERLGLRPETVKGYLRSAMRKLGAHTRLEAVVAARRAGLLP; this comes from the coding sequence ATGCAGGCGGCTCTGCTGAGGCTGCGCCGCACGAGCGGGCTGCCGGTGGTCTTCGGCGGGCTGCTGTCCGACGCGCGGCACGCGCGGATCGCCGAGCTGAACGGGGCGCAGACGGGTGCGTTGCGCGGGCTCGTCATCTCCGCGGGCAGCGGGCTCGGCGGCAAGGCGATCGCGCTGTCGCGGCCGTGCGCGGTGACCGACTACGCCTCCTCGCGCCACATCAGCCACGAGTACGACACGGCTGTCGCGGCGGAGGGTCTGCGCTCGGTCGTCGCGGTGCCCGTCGTCGTGCGCCGCAAGGTGCGGGGCGTGCTGTACGGGGCGCTGCGCGAGGCGCTCACACTCGGGGACCGCACGTTCGACGCGGCGGTGTCCGCGGCCCGTGATGTGGAGCAGGCGCTGGCCGTGCGGGACGAGGTGCAGCAGCTCCTGGCGACCACCCGGGAGCAGATGACCGGTCCGCACGCGGATCCCGGCACCTGGGAGGACGTCCGCGAGGCGCACCGCGAACTGCGTGCCCTGGCCCCGAGGATCGTCGACCCTGCCCTGCGCGACGAGCTGCTCGCGGTGTGCGGGCGGCTCGCCTCGGCTGCGGGTACGAACCGGTCGGCCGCGGCCCGGCAGGTGAGGCTGGCGCCGCGCGAGACGGATGTGATCGCCTGTGTGGCGGCGGGGGCGACGAACGCGGCGGCGGCCGAGCGGCTGGGGCTGCGGCCGGAGACCGTGAAGGGGTACCTGCGCTCCGCGATGCGGAAGCTGGGGGCGCACACCCGGCTGGAGGCGGTGGTGGCCGCGCGCCGGGCGGGGCTGCTGCCGTAG
- a CDS encoding winged helix DNA-binding domain-containing protein has protein sequence MVAKNAPVLSSRALNRATLERQLLLRRTAVPAKDAVTRLVGLQAQNTRPPYFQLLARLEGFDPAELSALMESREVVRIVTLRSTIHTHTADDALTLRPLVQPARDRELKVFRRGLTGVDLDRLASLAKELVEERPRTMKELREELIVHWPDADPRALSVAARCLLPLVQVTPRGMWGRSGQVALTTVEHWLGRASQPAPAPDGTVLRYLGAFGPASVKDMQMWAGLTRLSEVFERLRPQLVTFRDEHGVELFDLPDAPRPGPDVPAPPRFLPEFDNVLLGHADRTRIIPAAYKGRNGVGNQAYGTVLVDGFLAALWRLDETGDDATVTVQALGGLGREQREEITQEAVDLLTVMSQASAYDVRFAPFVDFGD, from the coding sequence ATGGTCGCGAAGAATGCTCCCGTGCTCTCCAGCCGCGCACTCAACCGGGCAACCCTGGAACGCCAGTTGCTGCTCCGGCGTACCGCCGTGCCGGCGAAGGACGCCGTCACCCGCCTGGTGGGGCTGCAGGCGCAGAACACCAGGCCGCCGTACTTCCAGCTCCTAGCCCGGCTCGAAGGCTTCGATCCCGCCGAACTCTCCGCGCTCATGGAGTCCCGCGAAGTCGTCAGGATCGTCACCCTGCGCTCCACCATCCACACGCACACCGCCGATGACGCCCTCACCCTGCGCCCCCTGGTCCAGCCGGCCCGCGACCGGGAGCTGAAGGTGTTCCGGCGCGGGCTCACCGGGGTGGACCTGGACCGGCTCGCCTCCCTCGCCAAGGAGCTCGTCGAGGAACGGCCCCGCACGATGAAGGAGCTGCGGGAGGAACTGATCGTGCACTGGCCGGACGCGGACCCGCGGGCCCTGTCGGTCGCCGCCCGTTGCCTGTTGCCGCTCGTCCAGGTCACCCCGCGCGGAATGTGGGGACGCAGCGGACAGGTCGCACTGACGACGGTCGAGCACTGGCTCGGCAGGGCCTCGCAGCCGGCGCCCGCGCCCGACGGGACCGTGCTGCGCTACCTGGGCGCGTTCGGACCGGCCTCCGTGAAGGACATGCAGATGTGGGCGGGCCTCACCCGGCTGAGCGAGGTCTTCGAACGGCTGCGGCCCCAGCTCGTCACCTTCCGCGACGAACACGGCGTCGAGCTCTTCGACCTGCCGGATGCCCCGCGCCCCGGCCCGGACGTACCGGCGCCGCCCCGCTTCCTGCCCGAGTTCGACAACGTACTGCTCGGCCACGCCGACCGGACACGGATCATCCCGGCCGCGTACAAGGGGCGCAACGGCGTCGGCAACCAGGCCTACGGAACGGTCCTGGTGGACGGCTTCCTGGCCGCGCTCTGGCGCCTCGACGAAACGGGCGACGACGCGACGGTCACCGTCCAGGCCCTCGGCGGACTCGGCCGGGAGCAGCGCGAGGAGATCACGCAGGAGGCCGTGGACCTGCTGACGGTGATGTCACAAGCATCCGCGTACGACGTCAGGTTCGCCCCGTTCGTCGACTTCGGCGACTGA
- a CDS encoding DMT family transporter, protein MISVLFAVLTALSNGAASVLQRRAALNVPDSEAMRLSLIAHLLRQKVWLCGIALVIVAAVCQAVALATGPIAVVQPIFVIELPATLLLAGVVMRVRVSRTVWYGVAAVTLGLAVGMAAAAPVGGSDSVPGEDWIPALVVTGLFEAALITAALGTGGNARAALLGLAAACGYALTAALMKDAMARLDEGGVTALLTAWQLYATAAAGVGALFLLQNALHAGSLAAVQPMLTLGDALISITFGVTLFGEVLRTGWWLLPQLAGVALIAVGCVVLARSPLAAANAGDTAPAPRVE, encoded by the coding sequence GTGATCAGTGTCCTCTTCGCCGTTCTGACAGCACTCAGCAACGGTGCCGCCTCGGTCCTCCAGCGCCGCGCCGCCCTGAACGTGCCCGACAGCGAGGCCATGCGGCTGTCGCTGATAGCGCATCTGTTGCGTCAGAAGGTGTGGCTGTGCGGGATCGCCCTGGTGATCGTCGCCGCCGTCTGCCAGGCGGTGGCGCTGGCCACCGGGCCGATCGCCGTGGTCCAGCCGATCTTCGTGATCGAGCTGCCCGCGACGCTGCTGCTCGCCGGGGTCGTCATGCGGGTCCGGGTGTCCCGGACCGTCTGGTACGGCGTGGCCGCCGTGACGCTGGGGCTGGCCGTCGGTATGGCCGCCGCCGCACCGGTCGGCGGCAGTGACAGTGTGCCGGGCGAGGACTGGATCCCGGCTCTCGTGGTCACCGGCCTGTTCGAGGCCGCGCTGATCACCGCCGCGCTCGGCACCGGCGGCAACGCGAGGGCCGCGCTGCTGGGCCTGGCGGCGGCCTGCGGGTACGCGCTGACGGCTGCCCTGATGAAGGACGCCATGGCGCGGCTGGACGAAGGGGGTGTGACCGCCCTGCTGACGGCCTGGCAGCTGTACGCCACGGCGGCGGCCGGTGTGGGGGCGCTGTTCCTCCTCCAGAACGCGCTGCACGCCGGCAGTCTGGCGGCCGTACAGCCGATGCTGACGCTCGGGGACGCGCTGATCAGCATCACGTTCGGGGTGACGCTGTTCGGGGAGGTCCTGCGCACCGGCTGGTGGCTGCTGCCGCAGCTGGCCGGTGTGGCGCTGATCGCCGTGGGCTGTGTGGTGCTGGCCCGTTCCCCGCTGGCCGCGGCGAACGCGGGGGACACCGCCCCCGCGCCGCGGGTGGAGTGA
- a CDS encoding glutathione S-transferase family protein: MSGEEAEPGGNTSYGHKPFKRSRSHFADRITADGRDGWPVEAGRYRLVVSRACPWASRALVSRRLLGLEGALSLAVADPIQDDRSWRFTLDEGGRDPVLGIRYLSEAYDAREHGYPGGVSVPAIVDVPSGRLVTNDYQRITLDLATEWTALHRPGAPDLYPERLREEIDEVMEGIYRDVNNGVYRAGFADGQSTYEAAYLDVFRRLDHVSERLADRRYLVGDTLTEADIRLFTTLVRFDAVYHGHFKCNRSKLAEDPVLWAYVRDLYQTPGFGDTVDFDHIKQHYYRVHTGINPTGIVPLGPDLIGWLTPHHREQLGGRPFGDGTPPGPVPPGEGVPARGRP, from the coding sequence ATGAGCGGCGAGGAAGCGGAGCCGGGCGGGAACACCTCGTACGGCCACAAGCCCTTCAAACGGTCGCGCAGCCACTTCGCCGACCGCATCACCGCCGACGGCCGCGACGGCTGGCCCGTCGAGGCGGGCCGCTACCGGCTGGTCGTCAGCAGGGCCTGCCCCTGGGCGAGCCGCGCCCTCGTCTCACGGCGGCTGCTCGGACTGGAGGGCGCCCTCTCGCTGGCCGTCGCCGACCCCATCCAGGACGACCGCAGCTGGCGCTTCACCCTGGACGAGGGCGGCCGCGACCCGGTGCTCGGCATCCGCTACCTCAGCGAGGCGTACGACGCGCGCGAGCACGGCTACCCCGGCGGGGTCAGTGTCCCCGCGATCGTCGACGTACCGAGCGGCAGGCTCGTCACCAACGACTACCAGCGGATCACGCTGGACCTGGCCACCGAATGGACGGCGCTGCACCGCCCCGGCGCCCCCGACCTCTACCCGGAACGGCTGCGGGAGGAGATCGACGAGGTGATGGAGGGCATCTACCGCGACGTCAACAACGGTGTCTACCGGGCCGGATTCGCCGACGGCCAGAGCACGTACGAGGCCGCGTACCTCGATGTCTTCCGCCGCCTGGACCACGTCTCCGAGCGGCTCGCCGACCGTCGATACCTCGTCGGCGACACCCTCACCGAGGCGGACATCCGGCTCTTCACCACCCTGGTGCGGTTCGACGCCGTCTACCACGGCCACTTCAAGTGCAACCGCTCGAAACTGGCCGAGGACCCCGTCCTGTGGGCGTACGTACGCGACCTCTACCAGACCCCCGGCTTCGGCGACACGGTCGACTTCGACCACATCAAGCAGCACTACTACCGCGTGCACACGGGCATCAACCCGACCGGCATCGTGCCGCTGGGCCCCGACCTGATCGGCTGGCTGACCCCGCACCACCGGGAGCAGCTCGGCGGCCGCCCGTTCGGCGACGGCACCCCGCCGGGCCCGGTGCCGCCCGGCGAGGGCGTACCGGCCCGCGGGCGCCCCTGA
- a CDS encoding MFS transporter, with amino-acid sequence MAESVAHRDPGSPPGPSDPRRWRALAVCLVAGFMTLLDVSIVNVALPSIKEGLHTPESDLQWVLSGYALAFGLVLIPGGRLGDARGRRTMFMWGLTLFTLASAACGAAQSSLWLVVARLLQGAAGGLLSPQISALIQQMFSGRERGRAFGMFGTVVGISTAVGPLLGGLLIQGAGAQEGWRWIFYVNLPIGAVCLLLAHRLLPDTPSAGRVGPRDLDPVGVLLLGAGVLALLLPFVQAQQWPGNGKWLLVLVALVLLAAFVGWESRCAKKGVQPVLNLALFRLRSFWLGCLMILLYFAGFTSIFFINTLYLQSGLDYSALEAGLAITPFALGAGGAATIGGRLVGRFGRPLIVVGLVMVAVGLGLTALAAHLVPGRGAGLAMAAPLLLAGLGSGLVIAPNQTLTLSQVPVQNAGSAGGTLQTSQRVGSSIGIAAVGSVFFAQLGPDGWADAYDRGLLVSIVFVLAALVVALADVGAGRRGRRSQETSETPDAQRGTR; translated from the coding sequence ATGGCAGAGAGCGTGGCGCACCGGGATCCTGGCTCTCCTCCCGGACCTTCCGATCCCCGTCGTTGGCGCGCCCTCGCCGTCTGCCTGGTGGCGGGCTTCATGACGCTCCTCGACGTGTCCATCGTCAACGTGGCGCTGCCGTCCATCAAGGAAGGCCTCCACACCCCGGAGTCCGACCTCCAGTGGGTCCTGTCCGGCTACGCGCTCGCGTTCGGGCTCGTCCTCATCCCCGGCGGCCGGCTGGGAGACGCCCGGGGCAGGCGCACCATGTTCATGTGGGGCCTCACCCTGTTCACCCTGGCCTCCGCCGCGTGCGGAGCCGCCCAGTCCAGCCTCTGGCTCGTCGTCGCCCGGCTGCTCCAGGGTGCGGCGGGCGGGCTGCTCTCGCCCCAGATCTCCGCCCTGATCCAGCAGATGTTCTCGGGCCGCGAGCGGGGCCGGGCCTTCGGCATGTTCGGCACCGTCGTCGGCATCTCCACCGCCGTCGGCCCGCTCCTGGGCGGGCTGCTGATCCAGGGTGCGGGGGCGCAGGAGGGCTGGCGCTGGATCTTCTACGTCAACCTGCCGATCGGAGCCGTCTGCCTCCTGCTGGCCCACCGGCTCCTGCCGGACACCCCGTCCGCGGGCCGGGTCGGGCCACGCGACCTGGACCCGGTCGGGGTGCTGCTGCTCGGCGCGGGGGTGCTGGCCCTGCTGCTTCCGTTCGTCCAGGCCCAGCAGTGGCCGGGCAACGGGAAATGGCTGCTCGTCCTGGTCGCCCTGGTCCTGCTGGCCGCCTTCGTCGGCTGGGAGTCCCGCTGCGCGAAGAAGGGCGTCCAGCCCGTGCTGAACCTCGCGCTCTTCCGGCTCCGGTCCTTCTGGCTGGGGTGTCTGATGATCCTGCTGTACTTCGCGGGCTTCACCTCGATCTTCTTCATCAACACGCTGTACCTGCAGTCGGGCCTGGACTACAGCGCCCTGGAGGCGGGCCTCGCGATCACCCCGTTCGCACTGGGCGCGGGTGGTGCGGCGACCATCGGCGGCCGGCTCGTCGGCAGGTTCGGCCGGCCCCTGATCGTCGTCGGACTGGTCATGGTGGCCGTCGGACTCGGCCTCACCGCACTGGCCGCACACCTGGTGCCGGGCAGGGGCGCCGGACTGGCGATGGCGGCTCCGCTGCTCCTGGCCGGACTCGGCAGCGGGCTCGTCATCGCCCCCAACCAGACCCTGACCCTCTCCCAGGTGCCGGTGCAGAACGCGGGCAGTGCCGGGGGCACCCTCCAGACCAGCCAGCGGGTCGGATCCTCCATCGGGATCGCCGCGGTGGGCTCGGTCTTCTTCGCCCAGCTGGGTCCCGACGGCTGGGCGGACGCGTACGACCGCGGGCTCCTTGTCTCCATCGTGTTCGTCCTGGCCGCGCTCGTCGTGGCCCTGGCCGACGTCGGAGCGGGCCGCCGGGGAAGAAGAAGCCAGGAGACATCCGAAACACCCGACGCACAGAGGGGAACACGATGA
- a CDS encoding VOC family protein, with the protein MTVGKTSVLVLDCAEPMELAGFYADLLGAEMRVGSDPDFVEVVGNPGVHLAVRRDHGYAPPSWPRPEDSQQAHLRILVEVGDMDEAEREAIGLGARPVDTKDSNSGPRDVRVYTDPAGHSFSLAVYPSFSPERRRSEESVSTDGV; encoded by the coding sequence ATGACTGTCGGGAAAACGAGTGTTCTGGTCCTGGACTGTGCCGAGCCCATGGAGCTCGCCGGGTTCTACGCCGATCTGCTGGGTGCCGAGATGCGGGTGGGAAGCGATCCCGACTTCGTCGAGGTGGTCGGCAACCCGGGTGTGCACCTGGCCGTTCGCCGCGACCACGGCTACGCGCCCCCCAGCTGGCCCCGCCCCGAGGACTCCCAGCAGGCGCATCTGCGCATCCTGGTCGAGGTGGGGGACATGGACGAGGCCGAGCGTGAGGCGATAGGCCTGGGCGCCCGGCCGGTGGACACGAAGGACAGCAACAGCGGTCCGCGCGATGTCCGCGTCTACACGGATCCGGCCGGGCACTCGTTCTCCCTGGCCGTCTACCCCTCCTTCAGCCCCGAACGGCGGCGGAGCGAGGAGTCGGTGAGCACGGACGGGGTGTAA
- a CDS encoding aldo/keto reductase has protein sequence MTDYRTLGRTGVKVSPLALGTMMFGARGNTDHDDSVRIIHHALDSGINFVDTADVYSAGESETIVGKALAGGRRDNVVLATKFHGSLGEDPNQQGNSRRWIIREVENSLRRLGTDWIDLYQVHRPEPDTDFDETLGALSDLVRQGKIRYIGTSTFEPSAIVEGQWIAERRGRERVVAEQPPYSLLARGIEREVLPVVQRYGLGVLSWSPLAGGWLSGRYRTGADQPASSRAARQAARFDITAPENAAKLAATEALAELAEEAGLTLVQLALAFVLEHPAVTSAIIGPRTFEQLDSQLGADKVRLSRDVLDRIDEIVPPGTNLSVRDSGYTPSVLTDSSLRRRSGLKEG, from the coding sequence ATGACCGACTACCGCACCCTCGGACGCACCGGCGTCAAGGTCAGCCCGCTGGCCCTGGGCACCATGATGTTCGGCGCCCGTGGCAACACCGACCACGACGACAGCGTCCGGATCATCCACCACGCCCTGGACTCGGGCATCAACTTCGTCGACACCGCCGACGTGTACTCCGCCGGTGAGTCCGAAACCATCGTGGGCAAGGCCCTGGCCGGCGGGCGGCGCGACAACGTGGTGCTCGCCACCAAGTTCCACGGCAGCCTCGGCGAGGACCCCAACCAGCAGGGCAACAGCCGCCGTTGGATCATCCGCGAGGTCGAGAACAGCCTGCGCCGGCTCGGCACCGACTGGATCGACCTCTACCAGGTGCACCGCCCCGAGCCGGACACGGACTTCGACGAGACACTCGGCGCGCTCTCCGACCTGGTGCGCCAGGGCAAGATCCGCTACATCGGCACCTCCACCTTCGAGCCCTCCGCGATCGTCGAGGGCCAGTGGATCGCCGAGCGCCGGGGCCGCGAACGCGTGGTCGCCGAGCAGCCCCCGTACTCCCTGCTCGCCCGGGGCATCGAGCGAGAGGTACTGCCCGTCGTCCAGCGGTACGGACTCGGAGTCCTGTCCTGGAGCCCGCTGGCCGGCGGCTGGCTCTCCGGCCGCTACCGCACGGGCGCCGACCAGCCCGCCTCCAGCCGTGCCGCACGCCAGGCAGCCCGCTTCGACATCACCGCACCGGAGAACGCCGCCAAGCTGGCCGCCACCGAAGCCCTGGCCGAGCTCGCCGAAGAGGCCGGACTCACCCTCGTACAGCTCGCCCTGGCCTTCGTCCTGGAACACCCGGCCGTGACCTCGGCGATCATCGGGCCGCGCACCTTCGAGCAGCTGGACAGCCAGCTGGGTGCGGACAAGGTCCGGCTCAGCCGGGACGTCCTCGACCGGATCGACGAGATCGTCCCGCCCGGCACCAATCTGTCCGTCCGCGACTCCGGTTACACCCCGTCCGTGCTCACCGACTCCTCGCTCCGCCGCCGTTCGGGGCTGAAGGAGGGGTAG